CAATCGTACAAACCTGTTCTGAGATCTACAGGAAGTTAAAGGCGCTGTGAATCCTGACTTGTTTGGCAGTGCTTTTCATCTGCTTCTATGCCTGGGCCTTAAAACTAAACCTCTGTTAAGAGGCTACCAGCCTGAATTATAGTCCTGTGAAAATTAGTTTTTTCTCTATATTAGACTGTCAGAACTAATCAAGAATGATATTCccacatgggatttttttttggggggggggttgtttttctttttttttttttaagatggcataagttttttttacttttcttactaAACTTTACGGAAAATCAAGATTGTGGTTCTTATCAGTACgttctgcctgcctttttttttaaaaagatgctttaaTTCCTCTATGTAATTATCTTTTCTAGGTTTGTGACTGGTTGTATCCTCTAATGTGTAACCAGTCTCCTGTTCTGTGCTGCAATACTGGAGTCTACATGTTCCCTGACACGATGTCCCAGATACCAGGGTCCTACGTGGGAGTAGTGCTGTCTTCAGAACTTCCAGCAGCTGACAGAGAGCTCTTTGAGGATCTCTTAAAACAGATGTCTGACCTTCGAATCCAGGTAAATTTCTGGGCTGCCTGTTTTAAGCCAATAAGAAAAGATGTAAATGATCAATATGTTCTCCCATTTATAGTTGATTGTGTAAAACTGCAAAGTTCTGTGTCTTGCTCGGGAAGCTCACCAGTGAGAAACAGATAAAGTAGTCAACATAAAGCAACCTAGTAATGAAACCATAGGCCCTGTGAGATGGGAGGACAGAAATTTTACAATAGTAAATTGTAAGCACAGAGAGGAATTGGAGaacattttgtatattttttttctgttttctgaaagataGCATAAGACCCAAAATGAAATTTTGTGTTCAGGAGAAAGCACGTTTTTTcctgtgtgcgtgcacacacatgcacttACTCTCTGTGTAGTTTTGATGATACCATTCTTGGAATATTATGCCCAAATGTGTTTACAGTTCAAAAATGTTAAGCTGCTTCAGAGAAGACTTGTGAAACTAGTGTGTACCTCAAAAATGTGCCTGCAAATGGGATCTCAAAGTAGATAAATCTAGTGCCTTATTGCAGTAAGATATTGACAGatagagaaaatagaaaaaatccCCCATAGTCTAACAAAGGTGCAATAAGATACAGTGACTGGAAAGGTGAAAAATGTTACTGCAAGAGCACTGGAGCACCATTTCAGAAAGAATGGTAATCAATAACTACTTAAAAGCTCATAGCAAGGTTTTATCTTTTCATGAAAGATGGAATCTTGTTGAATCACCAAGATTTGGATGCAGTGATGATGCAGGACCAGTTTGCCACATGCCATGTGGGCAGAGTTCTGTTATGGTATAAATCCTGTTGAGTTCAGCAGGGAATTTCACTAGCACAAGAAGCCACTAATTTTTACTTAAAAGGGAAAAGTACTACAGAATTATGTGATGTTTCAGTGCAGGACTTACTAGATAAAATTATGTCATCTTTCCTGCATAGAAGTAGTTCAAATTGGGTATCTCACTAGTTCCTTATTGTCCTAAAATTCCATGTTTTTGTTAATGTTCCCTGATACAATGTCACAGGTGCCAGGATCCCATGAGAGAGTAGGGTTATCTTCACAGCTCCCAGCAACTGAGCGAGCGCTTTTTGAAGATAAATTTAAACAGATGTCTGGCCACAAAGTCCAGGTAAATTCCAGGACAATGATTCCAAaattttgtagttttaaaaaaaaaaaaaaaaatattgtcactgAAATACATGTTAGAACTGCTGAGATTGCAGACTCGACTGACAGCAGTAATGTGTACTGTGccctgtgggggttttttttttggttcgttttctttgtttgtttgcttgttttgttaaGAGACGATTCAGTTACTGCAGGCTACAACATTTGGCAAATGGGCAGATTTCTGGAGTTTTTAAAACTGTGATATAGCACAAATATTTCAAAGCCTAGTCTGATGGCCATTTAATGTGTCTGTTTTATATAGTACTCATGAGGATCTAATTAACAGCTATAACATAATTATAGTAGTCACCTGTCTTATTAGAGAATCCATTTGTGCTCCTTAGCATACTCCTTAGAAGTCTCTGTTTTTTCTATGTAGTGACCCAAACTGTGGTGTAACTAGATTATATCTGGAAcatagtttgggggttttattgttttgtttgtttgttttttagctaTAGCTGTGCATCAAGGTTATTTCTCCTGCCTGGCCCCTAAAGTGTTTTGGTCACATACTAAAGACATTTCTTGAACATGAGATTTCACACTGCTGTCAAGCAGTAGTTGATGATACAGTACGTGTCAGTGATGCATTGTTAACCTTGTGGGTAGCAACCTTCTAAATCTTAATCTGTTCTTTGCTGTtaatgttgggtttgttttgttttactgcagcAGTCATCTTTGTGCAatactctgcttttatttccagtaaatatTTCAGGGGAATTTAAGAATTACATGTAATATCAAATATTGTTCTAAGATGTGTATTCTATTCTGTTTATGGGTTTCATCTATCAATGCTTTTATTTAGACTCTTCTATactaaacaaaaatgttttgtctttCTATCCATCATTAATTAGCAGTCTTTTCAATCAttgaaatgtttggggttttttttacactggaaaagTTCTAAAAATAGGAtcttaaaaaaccctaaatctattacattttttttgctttctgtaattAAAGTTTAATTATATATTGTCTGTGAGCTGTGTAAAGTTACAATATTTAGAAACACCAGCCAGAGTGTGGTGATGGTTGCTGTGATTAACATCTGCTCCAGAAACTCCAGTGTTTGACAAGAAATCGCACACCCAACTTGAAATGGGGAGCAGTGTCACGCACAGCTTGATGTGTGCCTTGCCTGTGCCAGTCTGCAAAAGCATCAATAGCACATAGAATGAATAATCTCCTTTATTTTTGAATTTAGGAGGAAAGGATGAGGAGCAAAACAACCAGAACAGCTGCATTCTTTTAGTGCAGCTGGACCAAAGACTGCAGTTCCCATATTGAATAACAACAGAGTTGACTTCCCTCTCAGAAGATAAAAATGATAGATGAACAAGTTTCTTATCATTTTTGCTAGTTAACTGTACTTTTAAGTTTTCTCTATGTAACTATTTGACCATATGGCTTTGTTGGCAAGCAAATCTTTTCATTGTAACTGGATGGAGAAAGTGTACAGAAAATGCTGAGCTGTCTGACAAGCTTTTTTGAACACATAGCATTTCTGTGCAGAAGTAATTGAATCACAAATTTCCCTTGAGTTTCTGTACACTTACCCAAGGAATACACAATATTAGCATTATTTGATAATGGATCggtatgatttaaaaaataaattatgatgaTACATTGTGGAGTAGATTCTCAGATGTTTACTTTCACTTGTTAGCCTTCAGAAGCTTCTAGTGATGCAATTAACTTGCCTCAGACCGTACGTATCCAACCACAACCTGAAGGAGCGGAAAATCAAAAAGAGTTGCCAGAATGGAGTGAGAAAGTTGCCCATGGAATCTTGTCAGGTACTGCTGTAATAAGAGGATTGTGTTGAATATAAACCTCTGTGAGTAACATTTAAACAGTACTTTCACCTAAATGCATATGTGCTGGTAGAAGCCGAGTGGTGAAAAGTAGTTGTTCACTAGTTTCAGTTGTGATCATCTAAAGGATACTTTGATGAGCTTTATAAAACCAGTGCAGAATTTAAATCCATTGCCAACCGTCTTGATCACTGCAAATGAGTTAGGCTCCTCATTTGACTTTATGTTAAGATATCGCCCCCTGCGACTCAAACCACTGTGACAGAACCATTTTACTTCTGTATGAGCTGTTACATTAAAACAGGCATCTATTGTGATTTCTGCAGATAAAcatattgtttttttctctgagaacCTTTGGAATATACTAATGACCACCAGCTGATTGTAATAATACAAATCTGCTAGGAAGGCTTGAGGGTCGGGTTGGACGCTTTCAGAATGTTAATGGCATTGAGATGTGCAGTTCTGTCAATTCTGACCCAGCTGGGGCTTGGATATCTATTAAAAACCTGAGTATCTGTATTAAGATGAAATTTCAATGAGGGGTGGCTGTATTAAACTTACAGTGAACTGAAAAAATGTGGGTGGTGTAGGAGCAGaaatcactgcagaaattcaTGCTGCCCCATTCAGGGAAGGGTGTAATTGCAGACTGTGTAATCAGGAATGTTTCTAATGTCAGTGTTGCAGAGGCTGAGGAGGGAAAGTTGTAGGAATCGGTGTCTGTAAAATTGTACATtctaagaaaaacaatttttgcGTTGAAGGTGCATCTTGGGTAAGCTGGGGCCTAATAAAAGGAGCAGAATATACTGGTAAAGCTATCCACAAAGGAGCTTCTAAACTGCGAGAACATATTCAACCAGAAGAAAAACCTCTGGAAGTCAACCCAACTGTAGCAAAGGGGCTTCAGGTAGCAAAACAGGCTACTGGAGGAGCTGTGAAAGTCAGCCAATTCTTAGGTAAAAGTTTCCATCTTACAGTGTATTATATTTTTgccttaaataataaatattctgtaaaatGAGAGCTAGTTTCTTTGAACTAGATAGAGGAGGGACTGACCTGATGAAAACCAGTGATTAGTAGTGCCTAGTTAATATCCTGTGAGAGATGTGCTTTaagaataatatttattaaatggCCTCGaggcatcttttcctttcttaatagTCTGTACAGTCTTAAGTTTGGCATGTTTTTCTGAGTTTTAGACAGCTGATTGAAAAtggtctttctctctctctcctcacgTTGATAACCGTGTCTTTTAAAAGCTGTACTGTCACTGGTTGCTAACATGCATATTGTACCACtacagaatgtgtgtgtgtgtgcatgctttTAAATACACACACCTGAAACAAGTCTATTAGACTATGTATAAACTTCCAGACAGAAATGGCTTGGTGTTCAGAGGCTCTTGGTAACCCTAGCAGCTCTCAGTACCTTCattctgttatttatttgcattaatgtTTATATTTAGTTGCTAGTGACTCATCCAAGTTTAAAAGCGAATTGTGGTGgatgtcataaaaatattttgaagagctggaatGATTGTAAGAAAGACTTCTCCAGAAGACAAGTCGGGAAAGAAACACGGCTTGTTCCCTATCTGTCATTTGGGGATAACAAAGCAATGGAAATAGTGTATGTGACATATGTGTATTTATTGTAAAGTGCTTTTTAGCCGTTAAGACCAACCTTACGTGTTTCTTACGAATTGAAGCTGTGCAGAATCTGAAAAATAAGGTTGCTTCTCTATGAGTTCGATACTTAAGCATGGATTAGAGTTTGGCTTTCAAATAAGCATATTTAAATAGAAGGAACACTTGAGACTTCAGTGAAGCTTACTTTTAATTAGGAGTAAGGACTTATAAAAAAAGATGTTCTATGTTCTTACTAAATAATCTACATACTATTGTTTTATGGTAGTTGAGGGAGTGTGTTCTATAGCAAGCTGTGTTGGAAAGGAGCTGGCTCCACATGTGAAGAAGCATGGCAGCAAATTAGTTCCAGAATCCCTTAAGAAAGATAAAGATGGCAAATCCACTTTTGATGGTGCTCTGGTGGTAGCAGCAAGTGGAGTTCAAGGTAATAAAAATTCTTTATACTTTTTTAATTGCATACTTTTCAATGCTATGAACTCAAATAAGCTCTTCATTCTTCCAGGGTTTTCAACAGTGTGGCAAGGTTTAGAAAGTGCGGCGAAGTGCATTGCTAAAAGTGTTTCAACTGAGACTGTAAAAACTGTCAAATATAAGTAAGTTATGCTCTTACTGGTTTCATCTTCTACAACATATTGTCATTGTGGTTGATTACTGGCAAAAAAAGCTTATGAAAGTGCAGGGAAGCTAACTGAAATACCTGCTTTGCTCTAATTATGCAGCTCATGATAAGCTGCTAAGTGCACAGTAATGACCATCTCCTGTAAGTGAAAACACGAAATGAGTAAATGATTGTGGTAGGTATTTTTTTAGCTCTCTTCTAGAAGTATTACAGCTTCAGGCTATGTTACAAATACTGTTCAGATTTATATCTTTGCTTTACAGTATAATGTCATTATGGAAACAGTTATGGTTTTAAACCTCTCAGCTCTGATCTCGAATTTATGTAAACTTAgctaaatttgaagaaaaatggaagaacttAAACTGTCAGCAGGTCTGACTAAAGTGAGGAGGtacaaaaaaagaatattgtgTAAGGAAATCTAAGGCATAAATAACAGTAATAGGATGGCCTCGACTTGCAAAATACAGGTGTTCTTAGTAAAAGGTAGTGGGGGAAGAGGATAGTAACATTTGGGATTAAGATGATGTTACTAAGATGATGGAAAGAACAAAGTTGAGTACATGTTCTGGAAGATGCTGTGGAGAATAAGGGAATACATTGAAATAACTGCAAAATATAGGAAACGCACTCCTCAAAAAAAGTGCAATAGGTACAATAGAAAGTGAAGACTCAGCAAAAGCATGTATGTTAAATGAAATCAGTGATAACTGTAGCAAAACAGATGTTAAAAAGGATTGCTGAAAGTGCATACTGGCTACTAGCAGAAGGTAACAAGGTAGACATCAGCATACAGTAGGAAGTGGTTTGGCATTCAGGGTTGTGTTGTGATGCATTTCAAATCGGAGACTCCATAGTGAAGTTCTAGTCATGCTAATGACTTGCTAATGTTTGTCTTCAGTAGGAATGTCAGGGGGTATTGTACTGGTACTCTTTTTACATAAATTCACCTTAATGTTTCTGTTTTAgatataaaaataggaaatatgGAGATCAGCAGTCAACAGCCACTAAGAGTGAAAAACAAGTAATTAAATGTTGCAGTTAATTAcaatacatttgaaaatatttgatatttgatCTTTTAAATCTATCtatataaatgtattaaaactCTACATAATATCTCTTTTGAAAGCTGGTTTCTGTTGCGGTGGCAAAGATTTCTGACACTCAAAATACTTCAGTAAACGAGCTAAATTCCACTTAATGGCAACAAAGCTAAAGGAGCATCACAGCATctctaaaccaacaaaaaactcaGCTAAAACTTATCTGCAGTACCTTTGCAGATGAAAATTTAAAGAGATGCTCATGATATATGTATGTTGATCAGAACCAGCAGAAAGCCTAGcccaacttttttctttaaaaaaaaaaaaaaaaaaggaagttacaAATGATGCAATTGAGACAggaagcaaactgaaaaatcaattatcAAATATTAAGAAATTGTTAGTCTAACTGTATTGGATGAGCCACAGTCTTATTTTAAATGAGGTTACCTATTTTGCTGACGTTATATAAAACTGGCTTATGATGAAATTGACAAATACTGCACTTTTGCTGTGAGATTAATTCTGTGATCTGAAAATAAGATGTTGGTGATTCAAGGCTGTTACTCTatcagagaatttaaaaaaaaaaaaagcactaatgttttttattcagtttcatTCTTGGTTCCATCCATTGTACCATGGCTGCTGTACTGATGTGATAGATTTTTGGATTATTTGATACTCTGTGCTTCTCTCTAGCATTATTTTGAGGTCCTCAAAGAATCTCTGTTCATTAGAAGCACAGGGAAAAAGTGACTCTGCTAACTGCCGTGATTCTGATGGTGCCAGAAATGCTTCCCTGTGGCCTGGTTTGTCTGATTACAGTGCTCTTTGGGGAAATGTCTGGCTGTCCGGAGCAGCTGATAGTTACTGCTCTCACTATACTCTTGTCCTCCTTCAGTATGCTCTCTCTGCTGGTGTAGATGTGTACCTTCCTTCACACTTGAGTAATTAATATGAGACTGCTGACTTGCCCCCTAAAGCATAAAAAAGCTGGACCCACAGCCCAGTGGAGAAATGAGAGGTTTTCTCTCTTGGTAATTTTCAACGAATCCTCAAGATAGCTTTGGGCCTTTGGGGGTTTTGTGTAACTTTTCCTACCCTCCCCGCCCTTCCCCTTTGCCACTGTTTTGATTCCAGGTTACTTCAGCCAAGTTTTCACAGcacaatggaatttttttttgtagcgACCTTGCTACCTCGAACATATGAGCATAGCTCTGTCAGCAATTTTTTGTACCTGGGAGATCTGTTAGACTGGGTTAATTTGCTTGAGCACAGTGGTGCACCACCTCCGTGAGTCCACTTTTGGGACTTTGAACTAATATGCCAGTCCGTTGCTGTTACACCAGATATAGTATCGTATTACACCACGTACACGCAGGTAAAGGTGATATAGGACAAGTACTAACCAAGCACTATTCTGGCAGTGGCGGCatcaactgaggaaaaaatatgcctgagGTGATTCCAGTCCCTTTTTCTGTAACAGCTGAGAAGGCAAGACAAGTTTGTCCTCCCTCTTCCTCAGTGCTGCCACCCATGGTACTGACTGAGATGGTTTAGCAGCTGCAAGGGTCTAACTGTGGGGACTTACATGGGGGAATAAAGGGTACTGGGAGTTTAAGTAATTTAATTCACTAAGAATTTAAGTGAAAAAGTACTTGGGCATTATGGGACACAATATACCCAACAATATGTGCGATTGGACACAACTCCCCCCTCTTCCCCAATTCTTACGGTTCTATAGATAAGCTTTCTATTCTTCAAAAGTagagaaggacagagaaagatGGGAAGGTTTTTGAGGAAAAAGGGCAGAAGCATATTGGTATCTTTAAAGAATAATCCACATGATAGAGGAACAGCCCTTACTCAAATGGTTTGGTAATTTCTAATTTTAGTCTTTGACATTCAGGCTGTGtgcttattattttttcttggtaATGCTTAAATTTTTCCATTCAAAAGAATTCTAGTGAAGAGAACAATACTAAGTAAACATACTTACAAAACTGCTATCTTTCTTAAGGTATGGGGATGATGCTGGCCATGCTACAGACAACGCTATGAATTCTGCAATCAATGTTGGTGTGACAGCATTTAACATTGACAATATTGGTATCAAGGCTGTTGTAAAGAGAACTGCGAAGGAAACCGGCCATGCTGTGTTAGATGAATATAAAG
Above is a window of Larus michahellis chromosome 1, bLarMic1.1, whole genome shotgun sequence DNA encoding:
- the SPART gene encoding spartin isoform X2, translating into MEQLQDPVMQEDANIKAINEEYRKAFIFINKGLNADEQGQKEEARSYYKQGLDHLLRGISIPSQGPACVGSQWESARQMQRKMRETLRNVHTRLGIVEQNTPPVQASPAAVDAPAGVPKLYPSIPSKDKPERPPAPTSLFVPSQPPAADGSAAPVSQGQIPAMSPSSAKPLCLPNEAPPAYTPQATNGHFTVSYGTDSGEFSSVGEDYYSKCTQPPPLENLGVDADELILIPQGVQIFFVTPDGQVSAPSYPGYLRIVKFLDTDSETAQNRPPAFLQVCDWLYPLMCNQSPVLCCNTGVYMFPDTMSQIPGSYVGVVLSSELPAADRELFEDLLKQMSDLRIQPSEASSDAINLPQTVRIQPQPEGAENQKELPEWSEKVAHGILSGASWVSWGLIKGAEYTGKAIHKGASKLREHIQPEEKPLEVNPTVAKGLQVAKQATGGAVKVSQFLVEGVCSIASCVGKELAPHVKKHGSKLVPESLKKDKDGKSTFDGALVVAASGVQGFSTVWQGLESAAKCIAKSVSTETVKTVKYKYGDDAGHATDNAMNSAINVGVTAFNIDNIGIKAVVKRTAKETGHAVLDEYKVLDNEKKDKK
- the SPART gene encoding spartin isoform X1, whose protein sequence is MEQLQDPVMQEDANIKAINEEYRKAFIFINKGLNADEQGQKEEARSYYKQGLDHLLRGISIPSQGPACVGSQWESARQMQRKMRETLRNVHTRLGIVEQNTPPVQASPAAVDAPAGVPKLYPSIPSKDKPERPPAPTSLFVPSQPPAADGSAAPVSQGQIPAMSPSSAKPLCLPNEAPPAYTPQATNGHFTVSYGTDSGEFSSVGEDYYSKCTQPPPLENLGVDADELILIPQGVQIFFVTPDGQVSAPSYPGYLRIVKFLDTDSETAQNRPPAFLQVCDWLYPLMCNQSPVLCCNTGVYMFPDTMSQIPGSYVGVVLSSELPAADRELFEDLLKQMSDLRIQVPGSHERVGLSSQLPATERALFEDKFKQMSGHKVQPSEASSDAINLPQTVRIQPQPEGAENQKELPEWSEKVAHGILSGASWVSWGLIKGAEYTGKAIHKGASKLREHIQPEEKPLEVNPTVAKGLQVAKQATGGAVKVSQFLVEGVCSIASCVGKELAPHVKKHGSKLVPESLKKDKDGKSTFDGALVVAASGVQGFSTVWQGLESAAKCIAKSVSTETVKTVKYKYGDDAGHATDNAMNSAINVGVTAFNIDNIGIKAVVKRTAKETGHAVLDEYKVLDNEKKDKK